ATAACCTGATAATTGATGAAAGATTTCCCACATGTCAAGCATTGGTACCTTCGCTCACCAGTGTGGTGAATTTCATGTTTTGTACGGTATTCTGCAAGAGGGAAAACTTTCTCACAGTATCGACATGGATACTTCTTCTCCCAGGAATGAACGTTAAAGTGTCTCCGCAAACTTGTCAGACATACATAGGATCTCTTGCATACAATACAAATGTAGTAGACCCTTCCATCCACTATGAGCTCATAGTGATCATCATGTTTTAGCTTCATGCGTTTTCTGTTTGCAGGATCATCACCAGATGTTCTAGGCATCTCGTCAAGTTTGACTTCTCCTTCATCTGGATCATCTTTTACAGGAATTACTATGTCATATGTATCTTCACCAATATTTGCATAAACCTTACAACCTGTTGACAAGCCTTCTATTTCAGTagctgtatctaaagttatgatcTTTTGACCTTCCATTACATGTTTTGATGCTACAGCCGCAGGATCCTTGTTGCTTCCAGT
The Chrysemys picta bellii isolate R12L10 unplaced genomic scaffold, ASM1138683v2 scaf5063, whole genome shotgun sequence genome window above contains:
- the LOC135972093 gene encoding transcriptional regulator Kaiso-like, with translation MEGQKIITLDTATEIEGLSTGCKVYANIGEDTYDIVIPVKDDPDEGEVKLDEMPRTSGDDPANRKRMKLKHDDHYELIVDGRVYYICIVCKRSYVCLTSLRRHFNVHSWEKKYPCRYCEKVFPLAEYRTKHEIHHTGERRYQCLTCGKSFINYQVMASHIRSVHSQDPSGDTKLYRLHPCRSLQIRQYAYITDRSSSIPVINEDGLVYRVGAGKDDAEGTTSNPPTKPMTWDDIFIQQGSESIFKQNLSEGSTEFEFVIPESY